The Streptomyces sp. NBC_00691 genome has a segment encoding these proteins:
- a CDS encoding GH1 family beta-glucosidase — MTASETRPLTATRSFPSGFLWGAATAAYQIEGAAAEDGRTPSIWDTYSHTPGKVFEGHTGDVAVDHYHRFREDVAIMSELGLNAYRFSVSWSRVQPTGRGPAVQKGLDFYRALVDELLAAGIEPALTLYHWDLPQELEDAGGWPERSTAERFAEYAGIVADALGDRVPRWTTLNEPWCSAFLGYGSGVHAPGRTDPVASLRAAHHLNLGHGLAVQALRSSLPADRQISVSLNLHEVRPLTGSAEDLDAARRIDAVGNRVWLGPMLEGAYPEDLIRDTAQVTDWSFVKDGDTATARQPLDLLAINYYTPTLVSQVPEGAEKPQDDGHGNSEHSPWPGADSVAFHRAPGEPTAMGWAVDPSALYDLLTRVSAAYPELPMVISENGAAYEDVVSPDGSVHDPERTAYVHAHLEAVHRAMEDGADVRGYFLWSLLDNFEWGYGYAKRFGAVRVDYDTLERTPKSSARWYARVARSGELVAPDGA; from the coding sequence ATGACCGCGTCCGAAACCCGGCCGCTCACCGCCACCCGCTCGTTCCCGTCCGGCTTCCTCTGGGGCGCGGCCACCGCCGCGTACCAGATCGAGGGAGCGGCGGCCGAGGACGGGCGTACTCCGTCCATCTGGGACACCTACTCGCACACCCCCGGCAAGGTCTTCGAGGGGCACACCGGTGACGTGGCCGTGGACCACTACCACCGGTTCCGCGAGGATGTCGCGATCATGTCCGAACTCGGGCTGAACGCCTACCGGTTCTCCGTCTCCTGGTCCCGGGTGCAGCCCACCGGACGCGGCCCGGCCGTCCAGAAGGGCCTGGACTTCTACCGGGCGCTCGTCGACGAGCTGCTCGCCGCCGGGATCGAGCCGGCGCTCACGCTCTACCACTGGGACCTGCCGCAGGAGCTGGAGGACGCGGGCGGCTGGCCCGAGCGGTCCACCGCCGAGCGGTTCGCCGAGTACGCGGGGATCGTCGCCGACGCCCTGGGCGACCGGGTGCCCCGCTGGACCACGCTCAACGAGCCGTGGTGCAGCGCCTTCCTCGGCTACGGCTCCGGGGTGCACGCCCCGGGCCGCACGGACCCGGTGGCCTCGCTGCGCGCCGCTCACCATCTGAACCTCGGGCACGGTCTGGCGGTGCAGGCCCTCCGGTCCTCGCTGCCCGCCGACCGGCAGATCTCGGTCTCGCTCAACCTCCACGAGGTGCGGCCGCTGACCGGTTCGGCCGAGGACCTGGACGCGGCCCGCCGGATCGACGCCGTCGGCAACCGGGTCTGGCTGGGGCCGATGCTGGAGGGCGCCTACCCCGAGGACCTGATCCGCGACACGGCGCAGGTCACGGACTGGTCCTTCGTCAAGGACGGTGACACGGCGACCGCGCGGCAGCCGCTGGATCTGCTGGCGATCAACTACTACACGCCGACGCTGGTCTCCCAGGTGCCGGAGGGGGCCGAGAAGCCGCAGGACGACGGTCACGGAAACAGCGAGCACTCGCCGTGGCCGGGCGCGGACTCGGTCGCCTTCCACCGGGCGCCGGGCGAGCCGACGGCGATGGGCTGGGCGGTCGACCCGAGCGCGCTGTACGACCTGCTGACCCGGGTGTCCGCCGCGTACCCCGAACTCCCCATGGTCATCAGCGAGAACGGTGCGGCCTACGAGGACGTGGTGTCCCCGGACGGTTCGGTGCACGACCCGGAGCGGACGGCGTACGTGCACGCGCACCTGGAGGCGGTGCACCGGGCGATGGAGGACGGGGCGGACGTCCGCGGCTACTTCCTCTGGTCGCTGCTCGACAACTTCGAGTGGGGCTACGGCTACGCGAAGCGCTTTGGAGCGGTCCGGGTGGACTACGACACCCTGGAGCGGACCCCGAAGTCCAGCGCCCGCTGGTACGCGCGGGTGGCACGGTCGGGTGAGCTGGTGGCTCCCGACGGCGCCTGA
- a CDS encoding glycerophosphodiester phosphodiesterase, whose amino-acid sequence MRDPHPPAARPRRRRGTAGLVVVVTTVAGVAAVLVAAAPPSLAAAPPSSAALPRPEDGTAPSSPWMRPPGAPVTVIAHRGASSAAPENTLIAGEVARRGGAVWIENDVQPSKDGVPYVLHDTTVDRTTDGTGPIRSLTSDELDALDAGSWFAPAFAGTHVPTLQAQLADLRLRGGKLLLEVKGRHTYAQVQRIIELVREQGMSDRVFVQSFDVSHLRYVHELAPELPLGLLRDTLDADPVAVAEDLHLASYNPSDPALTTRPDLVRDLHAAGVAVNVWTVDSPARWKALDTLGVDGIITNRPTELGGWSSGQMS is encoded by the coding sequence ATGAGAGACCCTCACCCGCCCGCCGCCCGGCCTCGCCGGCGCCGGGGGACCGCAGGCCTGGTCGTCGTGGTCACCACGGTCGCCGGTGTCGCGGCCGTGCTCGTCGCAGCGGCCCCGCCCTCACTGGCGGCGGCCCCGCCCTCGTCGGCAGCACTCCCCCGTCCGGAGGACGGCACGGCGCCGAGCAGTCCCTGGATGCGACCGCCAGGGGCGCCCGTCACCGTGATCGCCCACCGGGGAGCCTCCTCGGCCGCCCCGGAGAACACCCTGATCGCCGGCGAGGTGGCCCGGCGCGGCGGGGCCGTCTGGATCGAGAACGACGTCCAGCCCAGCAAGGACGGCGTGCCGTACGTCCTCCACGACACGACCGTCGACCGGACGACCGACGGCACGGGACCGATCCGCTCGCTGACCTCCGACGAGCTGGACGCCCTGGACGCCGGCTCCTGGTTCGCCCCGGCCTTCGCCGGCACGCATGTGCCGACGTTGCAGGCCCAGTTGGCGGATCTGCGCCTGCGGGGCGGGAAGCTGCTCCTGGAGGTGAAGGGCCGCCACACCTACGCCCAGGTGCAGCGGATCATCGAGCTGGTCCGCGAACAGGGCATGAGTGACCGGGTCTTCGTCCAGAGCTTCGACGTCTCGCATCTGAGGTACGTCCACGAGCTGGCCCCCGAACTGCCGTTGGGGCTGCTGAGGGACACTCTGGACGCCGACCCCGTCGCCGTCGCCGAGGACCTGCACCTCGCCTCGTACAACCCCTCGGACCCCGCCCTGACCACGCGGCCGGACCTCGTCCGCGACCTGCACGCGGCGGGGGTCGCGGTGAACGTGTGGACGGTCGACAGCCCGGCCCGCTGGAAGGCGCTGGACACGCTCGGGGTGGACGGGATCATCACCAACCGCCCGACGGAGCTGGGCGGTTGGTCGTCCGGGCAGATGTCCTGA
- a CDS encoding IclR family transcriptional regulator — protein MDTDEVREPHRAGLRRERGGTPGPVRGRSVLEGAFALLDALRRSGDEAGVTELALVCGVPKGSVHRLLDQLVTLGAVERKGNRYRVGPQLYRIGQAWEPHPGLRPAARLPLQRLRAATGASVVLTVLREDMAITVGSVPGDLEPLLPVRDGVAFHLDTAAGKALRGPFRGGAVLDREDVVEGVCCAALPVRAPDGRTVAALAGLVPAGRPIDALARGVAEAGAAISRALARGGPRRTALPTAALAP, from the coding sequence ATGGACACCGATGAGGTACGCGAACCGCACAGAGCCGGGCTCCGGCGGGAGCGGGGCGGCACGCCCGGCCCCGTACGCGGCCGGAGCGTGCTCGAAGGGGCGTTCGCCCTGCTCGACGCCCTGCGCCGGAGCGGTGACGAGGCAGGGGTCACCGAACTGGCGCTCGTCTGCGGGGTTCCCAAGGGCAGCGTCCACCGTCTGCTCGATCAGCTGGTCACACTCGGCGCCGTCGAACGGAAGGGCAACCGCTACCGGGTCGGCCCGCAGCTGTACCGCATCGGCCAGGCCTGGGAGCCGCACCCGGGACTGCGGCCCGCCGCCCGGCTGCCGCTCCAGCGGCTCAGGGCCGCCACCGGCGCGAGCGTGGTCCTCACCGTGCTGCGCGAGGACATGGCGATCACCGTCGGCTCGGTCCCGGGCGACCTCGAACCCCTCCTCCCCGTACGGGACGGCGTCGCCTTCCACCTCGACACCGCGGCCGGGAAGGCCCTGCGGGGACCGTTCCGCGGCGGTGCCGTCCTCGATCGGGAGGACGTGGTGGAGGGGGTGTGCTGCGCAGCCCTGCCGGTCCGCGCCCCGGACGGCCGCACGGTCGCGGCGCTCGCCGGCCTGGTACCGGCCGGCCGGCCGATCGACGCGTTGGCCCGGGGTGTCGCCGAGGCGGGGGCCGCCATCAGCCGGGCGCTCGCCCGGGGCGGACCGCGGAGAACGGCCCTGCCGACGGCCGCGCTCGCGCCCTGA